The Lysobacter helvus nucleotide sequence TTTCCGCCGAATGCGCGATCAGCCGCGGCGCCGCCACCGGCGTGGGCCGCACGCGCGACCACGCGGCCGCGACCTGGCGGATGCCCGGGCCCAGGTCCGGGTCGCCGGGCAGTTCGCGGAGGAAACGATTGTCGAAACGCAGCGCGCGCATGGCGCGAGGGTCCTTGGTCAGAACGGCCGCGGCATGCCGAGGAACGGCGCGAGCAGCCAGTAGATCCCGACCAGCACCAGGCCCCACAGCACGACCTTGAACAGCACGCCGACCACCTTGAAGGCGAGCCAGATGCAGACGATCACCAGCAGGATGCCGACCCAACTCATGCGCGCGTACCTCGAATCGATGATGGCCCGAGCTTACGGCATCCCGTGTTGCGATCTCATCGCGTGAGACCTGCATGGCCCCCAATGGCGGCCGTCGCAAGGAGACCGCCGATGTCCGCGCTCACGCTGTTCGATCCCCCCGCCCCGCCCGCACCGCGCATCCGCGACGGCGGCCTGCTCGCCACGCGCCTGGCCGGCAAGCACGCGGCACTGATCACCGGGCACTTCGTGATGCCGGCGCGCGAAGGACGTTACGCGGACTTCCCGGACGCGCTGCCGGAAAAACTCGCGACCGCCCTGCGCGCCCGCGGCCTGTCGCAGCTCTACGCGCACCAGCGCGCCGCATGGGACGCCACGCAACGCGGCGAGCACATCGTCGTCGCCACGCCCACCGCGTCGGGCAAGAGCCTGTGCTACACGCTGCCGGTCGTGGCGGCGGCGATGACGCAGCAGGCCAAGGCGCTGTACCTGTTCCCGACCAAGGCGCTCGCGCAGGACCAGGTGGCGGAGCTGATCGAACTCAATCGCGCCGGCGACCTCGGCCTGCGCACGGCCACCTTCGACGGCGACACGCCCGGCGACCAGCGCCAGGCCATCCGCCTCAACGGCGACATCGTGGTCAGCAACCCGGACATGCTCCACCAGGGGATCCTGCCGCACCACACCAAGTGGGCGCAGTTCTTCGAAGGCCTGCAGTACGTGGTGATCGACGAGATCCACAGCTATCGCGGCGTGTTCGGCTCGCACCTGGCCAACGTGCTGCGGCGGTTGAAGCGCGTGTGCGCGTTCTATGGCGCCTCGCCCACCTTCATCCTGTGCTCGGCGACCATCGGCAACCCGCAGGACCACGCCGAAGCGCTGCTCGAAGCCGACGTCACCGCGATCACCGATTCCGGCGCGCCCTCCGGCGAGAAGCACGTGCTGCTGTGGAATCCGCCCGTGGTCAATCCGGACCTCGGCCTGCGCGCCTCCGCGCGCTCGCAGAGCAACAAGATCGCGCGCACGGCGATCCGGTCGGGATTGAAGACGCTGGTGTTCGCGCAGTCGCGCACGATGGTCGAGGTGCTCACCAAGTACCTGAAGGATGTCTTCGACCACGATCCCCGCAAGCCCGCGCGCATCCGCGCGTATCGCGGCGGCTACCTGCCCACCGAGCGGCGCGAAGCGGAACGCGCGATGCGCGAAGGCCGCATCGACGGCATCGTGTCGACGTCCGCGCTGGAACTGGGCGTCGACATCGGCAGCCTGGACGTCGTGGTGCTCAACGGCTATCCGGGCTCGGTCGCCGCGACGTGGCAGCGCTTCGGCCGCGCCGGGCGCCGGCAGCAGGCGTCGGTCGGCGTGCTGGTCGCCAGCTCCGATCCGCTCGACCAGTACGTCGTGCGCCATCCGGAATTCTTCTCGGCGGCGTCGCCCGAACAGGCGCGCATCGCGCCGGACCAGCCGGTGATCCTGCTCGACCACATCCGCTGCGCCGCGTTCGAACTGCCGTTCCTCGAGAACGAACGCTTCGGCCCCGTCGATCCGCAGGTGTACCTGGAGCTTCTCGCGCAGGACGGCGTGGTGCACGCCGAAGGCGGCCGCTGGGAATGGATCGCCGACAGTTATCCGGCCAACGCGGTGAGCCTCCGCTCGGTGGCCGACGGCAACTTCGTGGTGGTGGATCGCACCGACGGGCGCCAGGTGATCATCGCGGAAGTCGACTACGCGTCCGCGCCCCTGATGCTCTACGAAGGCGCGATCCACATGGTGCAGTCCACGCCTTACCAGGTGGAACGCCTGGACTGGGAAGGCCGCAAGGCCTACGTCACGCGCACGCACGTCGACTACTACACCGACGCCATCGACTACACCAAGCTCAAGGTGCTCGAACGCTTCGATGGCGGCATCGCGGGCGCGGGCACGTGCCACCACGGCGAAGTGCACGTCGTGCGGCGCGTGGCGGGCTACAAGAAGATCCGCTACTACACGCACGAGAACATCGGCTACGGCCCGGTCACGCTGCCCGACCACGAGATGCACACGAGTGCGCTGTGGTGGCAGCTGGCGCAGGAGACGCTGGATGCGCGGTTCGCGTCGCGGCAGGACGCGCTGGATGGGTTCCTCGGTGCGGCGCATGCGTTGCACGTGGTCGCCAAGGTGGCCGTGATGGCGGACGCGGCCGACCTGCAGAAGGCGGTGGGCAGCGGCGATGGCGCGTGGTTCGCCACCACCGACGGCCGCGGGCGCGGGCAACTGCGCAGCGCCGACGGCGGCGAATCCGATCCCGAGGTGCACGATCGCTTCGTGCCCACGGTGTTCCTCTACGACAACTATCCCGGCGGCGTGGGCCAGAGCGAACCCTTGTGGCGCCGCCAGCGCGACCTCGTGCAGCACGCGCGCACGCTCGTCGAAGGTTGCGACTGCAAGGCGGGTTGCCCCGCGTGCGTGGGCCCGGTGCTCGAACTGCAGGAATCCCTCGTCGATTCGCCGCGCGCGCTCGCGTTGCGCGTGCTGCAGGCCCTGGAGGCCGCGTGAGCATCACCCTCGAGAAACTCCAGCGACTCAAGCGCCAGGCCGGTGGCGAGATCGCACCACGCGAACCGGCACCACTTCCCGCCCCGCCCGCGCGGCCCACGTTCGCGCCGCGGCCCGCGCAGGCGTCGATCGAACAACTGCGGCAACTGCTGCGCATCCGCGCGCCGTCGCCGCCGCTGTGTCCACCCTCGACCGATCGCGCGTTGCCCGGCATCGAAATCGCACCGGGCCTGCACCTGCGCGAAGTGCAGGTGGCCGACGACGCGGTGCCTGCCACGTTCTGCGGCGTCTTCGATCGCAAGGACGCGCTCGATGCCTCGCGCATGCTGTTCTTCGACACCGAAACCACGGGCCTGGCCGGTGGCACCGGCACGCGCGCCTTCATGATCGGCGCGGCGGACTGGCACGGCGGCGCGCTGCGCATCCGCCAGCTCACGATGCGCACGATGGCCGCCGAGCAGGCCATGCTCGATGCCTTCCGCACGTGGGTAGCACCCGACACGCTGCTGGTCAGCTACAACGGCAAGTGCTACGACGCGCCGCTGCTCGCCACGCGCTATCGCCTGGCGCGGCAGACCAATCCGCTCGCGGGACTGGCGCACGTCGACCTGCTGTATCCGACGCGCCGTGCGTATCGCGGCGTGTACGAAAACTGCCGCCTGGCCACCATCGAACGCCAGGTGCTGCGCATCGTGCGCGAGGACGACCTGCCCGGTTCCGAAGCGCCCGCGGCGTGGTTGGCGTTCCTGCGCGGCGGCAGCGCGCAGAACCTGCGGCGCGTGCTCGCGCACAACCACCAGGACGTGGTGTCGCTGTCGCGCCTGCTGCGGCATCTCAGTGCGATGCATGTGCGTACTGCAGAGTTGGCCGGCTGAAACATTCATGCGGTGTCACGCATTCACGAATGTCGCGTGTCCTGCACGCGGACGCGTCGGCGTTGGCTGAGTGGCGACTTCAATCCCATGCGGTAGTCCGCGATCAGGGCGCGGATGAAGCGGAAGTCGTCCCTCCGACCTTCCCACAGGGGATACAACGCATGTACTCGACTCCCACCCCCGCCACGCGCCTGCGCGCGGCTACCCTCGCCGTCGCGCTCGTCGCGGCCCTGTCCGGCGGCGTCGTTTCCGCCGCCGCCATCCACGGTGCGATCTTCACTTCCGATGTAGCAGGCAACGTCAACGTCAACCAGTACGAAAGCAAGGCCGACGTCTATCTCAATGGTGGACCGAAGAGCAATTGTGCCGCCGCCGGGGTGGACGACGGCACGTACGTCTACCAGATCACCAATCCTTCCGGCACCGTGCTCCTGAGCAGCGACGACATCAGCCACCGCGAGTTCACCGTGGTGGCGGGCGTCATCACGTCGGCCACCGACCACGTCACCGTCGCCGGCGATTGCGGCGGCGTGCGCGTGCAGATGGCGCCCTTCGACGACACGCCCAACAACGGCGGCGTCTACAAGGCCTGGATCACCCGCAAGTCCGATTACATCGCCAACGGCAACACGTTCCGCCCGAGCGACACGAAGACGGACAACTTCCACGTCAAGCAGCCCGCCGTCGAACCGGAACTGGCCGACCTCACCGTCTACAAGTTCTACGACTTCAACGGCAACGGCGTGTGGGATTCGGACGAGCAGCCGCTGTTCGGCTGGGCGATGCGCGCGCAGAGCGGCAACGGCTTCGATGCCACGCAGCTCACCGAATCGCCGGATGGCCTGACCAACTTCCTGGGCCTGGACACCGCCGACAACCCGTACATGGTGACCGAAGGCACCGCGGGCGGCACGTGGTCGCAGACGACGTCGATGGTCAATGGCGTGCCGACGGCAAGCTCGCCGGAAAACCCGGTCACGGGCCTCACCCTCGTGGTGGGCGACACGACCGAAGTCATCTTCGGCAACTACTGCACGTGCAAGAGCGGCGGCAAGGCGAAGAGCTGGTGGGTCACCACGAGCGGCCAGACCAAGGTCAACGACGGTGGTTCGATGAACCCCGAGTTCAACGTGCTCAACGCGCTGAACCTCAAGACGGCCGCGGGGGCGGACTTCACGCTCAACACCGCGCTGCCGCAGGCCGACAACTGGACCAACCTGACGACGTGGTTGAACAGCACGAGCACGACCAACATGGCGTACTCGCTGTCGCGCAACCTGGCGATCCTGCGGCTCAACATCGAAGCGGGCTACATGGTCAACACCAACTTCTATGCCCCCGCCGGCGCCACGATCGCGCAGTTGCAGACCGATGCGAACGACGCACTGGGCATCGATGGCCTCACCCCGGTCGGCGATCCGAACCGGGCCGTGCAGACGCAACTGAACACCTGGCTGGTGAACCTCAACAACGCCGCCACGGTGATCCGTTCCAAGCCGTGCCCGTATTCCTTCGCACCGGCGCTTCCGCCGCCGAACTGACGTTCGGTCGTCGCAAACCAAAGGAAAGGGAGGGCCGCGCGAGCGGCCCTCTTTTTTGCACCCTACCGAGCAACCATCCGATTTCTTTCCACGGCGAGCCGTGGAAAGAAGGGAGCCGCTGGCGCCTCAGGGGAGAGGTAGAAACACCGCGCCAGCCGACGGACCCGGGCTGTTGCCCTCAAGGCTGCGTCCTCGACTCCCTGCCTGCGCCCGGGGATCCACGGAGGAGGGGCAGGCGCGGGCAGGAAACCATGCATGCGCGGCGCGCACCATTGCGCCCGGGGGCAAACCCGCCCTGCCCTTGCGTGCGAACGCCCGGTGCATGCCGCTTGCACCTTGCATGCGGCAGCGCGTTTTGCCAGCCTGCGCGCAGCGTTTCCGGGGGATGGAATGAGCACGCAGGAAAGCGACCAGTTGCCGCGCCACACCACGCCGACCTGGGAAGTCGAG carries:
- a CDS encoding ribonuclease H-like domain-containing protein yields the protein MSITLEKLQRLKRQAGGEIAPREPAPLPAPPARPTFAPRPAQASIEQLRQLLRIRAPSPPLCPPSTDRALPGIEIAPGLHLREVQVADDAVPATFCGVFDRKDALDASRMLFFDTETTGLAGGTGTRAFMIGAADWHGGALRIRQLTMRTMAAEQAMLDAFRTWVAPDTLLVSYNGKCYDAPLLATRYRLARQTNPLAGLAHVDLLYPTRRAYRGVYENCRLATIERQVLRIVREDDLPGSEAPAAWLAFLRGGSAQNLRRVLAHNHQDVVSLSRLLRHLSAMHVRTAELAG
- a CDS encoding DEAD/DEAH box helicase, whose translation is MSALTLFDPPAPPAPRIRDGGLLATRLAGKHAALITGHFVMPAREGRYADFPDALPEKLATALRARGLSQLYAHQRAAWDATQRGEHIVVATPTASGKSLCYTLPVVAAAMTQQAKALYLFPTKALAQDQVAELIELNRAGDLGLRTATFDGDTPGDQRQAIRLNGDIVVSNPDMLHQGILPHHTKWAQFFEGLQYVVIDEIHSYRGVFGSHLANVLRRLKRVCAFYGASPTFILCSATIGNPQDHAEALLEADVTAITDSGAPSGEKHVLLWNPPVVNPDLGLRASARSQSNKIARTAIRSGLKTLVFAQSRTMVEVLTKYLKDVFDHDPRKPARIRAYRGGYLPTERREAERAMREGRIDGIVSTSALELGVDIGSLDVVVLNGYPGSVAATWQRFGRAGRRQQASVGVLVASSDPLDQYVVRHPEFFSAASPEQARIAPDQPVILLDHIRCAAFELPFLENERFGPVDPQVYLELLAQDGVVHAEGGRWEWIADSYPANAVSLRSVADGNFVVVDRTDGRQVIIAEVDYASAPLMLYEGAIHMVQSTPYQVERLDWEGRKAYVTRTHVDYYTDAIDYTKLKVLERFDGGIAGAGTCHHGEVHVVRRVAGYKKIRYYTHENIGYGPVTLPDHEMHTSALWWQLAQETLDARFASRQDALDGFLGAAHALHVVAKVAVMADAADLQKAVGSGDGAWFATTDGRGRGQLRSADGGESDPEVHDRFVPTVFLYDNYPGGVGQSEPLWRRQRDLVQHARTLVEGCDCKAGCPACVGPVLELQESLVDSPRALALRVLQALEAA